Proteins from a genomic interval of Quercus lobata isolate SW786 chromosome 11, ValleyOak3.0 Primary Assembly, whole genome shotgun sequence:
- the LOC115966608 gene encoding uncharacterized protein LOC115966608: MTIHSQNEVLMCKVFLSSLGLVVMRWFNGLKTNSIDSYKQLIQAFGSRFITNSRVPRPLSSLLSLSMHEGETLKAYSDKYWEMYNETNGNFDDIAISTFKSGLPTEHGLRKSLIGKPVTSVRQLMDRIDKYKRVEEDQMQGKGKDKVISQKRSDFRLDRYNNNHPRRDFTGQSGSTNTQMVNAVFRELVHQVLEKIKNESFFKWSNKMAGDSMKCN, from the coding sequence ATGACCATCCACTCCCAGAACGAAGttttgatgtgcaaggttttcCTGTCCAGCCTAGGACTTGTAgtgatgaggtggttcaatggcttgaAGACGAACTCCATAGATTCCTATAAGCAGCTTATCCAAGCCTTTGGCTCTCGCTTCATTACGAAtagcagggttcctcggcctCTAAGTTCGTTGTTGTCATTATCCATGCATGAGGGAGAAACTCTAAAAGCATACTCGGACAAATATtgggaaatgtataatgagACGAACGGTAACTTTGATGACATTGCCATCAGCACTTTTAAAAGTGGTCTCCCAACCGAGCACGGCTTGAGGAAATCCTTAATTGGCAAGCCTGTCACCAGTGTACGTCAACTTATGGACCGgattgacaaatacaaaagaGTGGAAGAGGACCAGAtgcaagggaaaggaaaggacAAGGTTATCTCTCAAAAGAGGAGTGATTTTAGGTTGGATCGATACAACAATAACCATCCAAGGAGAGATTTCACAGGGCAATCCGGATCAACCAACACGCAGATGGTTAACGCCGTATTCAGAGAATTGGTACATCAGGTTTTagagaaaatcaagaatgagTCATTCTTCAAGTGGTCGAATAAGATGGCTGGAGACTCCATGAAGTGCAATTAG